The following proteins come from a genomic window of Nitrospirota bacterium:
- a CDS encoding bifunctional riboflavin kinase/FAD synthetase gives MIIIDGIEHIKKKYPYPVLTIGNFDGVHLGHQSIFKMITDKAIKKKGTSIVFTFEPHPLRVIAPERAPSRLTPFKSKAELIKKYGIDVLICANFTKEFSHMTAEDFVHDILWDAIGVKEIFIGANYRFGKGRKGCPEMLKELGNEYGFKVTSIPDITYNNITLSSSKVRSLIAKGKVDEAPLFLGRHYSVEGTVIEGAKRGKALLHIPTANISTSNELLPMDGVYAVKVKLDKKSFGGAANIGFNPTFMQMKPSFEVHIFDFDDEIVGRDIKVEFIKRIRDEKKFSGFEELAEQMRIDIEEIRHILKSK, from the coding sequence ATGATCATCATTGACGGGATTGAGCATATAAAAAAGAAGTACCCCTACCCTGTGCTTACCATAGGCAACTTCGACGGTGTGCATCTCGGCCACCAATCGATATTCAAAATGATCACTGATAAGGCCATAAAAAAGAAGGGGACATCCATCGTATTCACATTCGAGCCGCATCCTTTACGGGTGATAGCGCCTGAAAGAGCGCCAAGCCGCCTTACCCCATTTAAGAGTAAGGCTGAACTTATAAAGAAATACGGGATAGATGTGCTGATCTGCGCGAACTTCACAAAAGAGTTCTCTCATATGACGGCAGAGGATTTTGTGCATGACATCCTCTGGGATGCCATCGGCGTGAAGGAGATATTCATAGGCGCCAATTACCGCTTCGGCAAAGGCAGGAAAGGTTGTCCCGAAATGCTTAAAGAGCTTGGCAATGAATACGGCTTCAAGGTGACATCCATACCTGATATCACATACAACAATATAACGCTCAGCAGTTCAAAGGTGAGAAGCCTCATCGCAAAAGGCAAAGTAGATGAGGCTCCGCTCTTTCTTGGGAGGCACTACTCGGTAGAAGGAACCGTCATCGAGGGAGCAAAGAGAGGCAAGGCGCTCCTTCATATCCCGACCGCCAATATCTCTACATCCAATGAACTGCTTCCAATGGACGGGGTCTATGCCGTAAAGGTTAAGCTCGACAAAAAATCTTTCGGCGGAGCTGCGAACATCGGCTTCAATCCGACATTCATGCAGATGAAGCCCAGCTTTGAAGTACATATCTTTGACTTTGATGATGAGATAGTAGGCAGAGATATAAAGGTGGAATTCATTAAACGCATCAGAGATGAGAAGAAGTTTTCAGGTTTTGAAGAATTAGCGGAACAGATGAGGATTGATATTGAAGAGATAAGGCATATTCTTAAATCAAAGTGA
- the rlmN gene encoding 23S rRNA (adenine(2503)-C(2))-methyltransferase RlmN: MKKNLKQLSEEEMSLFIQKAGEKPYRAKQVINWIYKKHAASIDEMTDLSAGTREKIKEKAFISSLKLLDKKIAKDGTSKFLFELEDGETIESVLIPNIHGEGKYTICISSQAGCALKCAFCTTGKLGFIRNLRSHEIIDQVIALEKYINADIKDKKDEQDITNIVLMGMGEPLNNFKEVNAALWKLTSLMGYSKRKITLSTAGIVPKIFELGETGPGVNLAVSLNATTDEVRNRIMPVNKTYPIKDLLNACREFTLAPRRRITFEYVMIDGLNDSDEDAARLVKLLKGIRAKVNLIPYNASDGKAMNKPSGNRIHQFQEILLEGGLPATIRKSKGSEISAACGQLKAAYKS; this comes from the coding sequence ATGAAGAAAAATCTTAAACAGTTATCCGAAGAAGAGATGAGCCTCTTTATCCAAAAGGCAGGCGAAAAGCCTTACAGGGCGAAGCAGGTCATTAACTGGATATACAAAAAACACGCCGCCTCTATTGATGAGATGACCGATCTTTCGGCCGGGACCAGAGAGAAGATTAAAGAGAAGGCTTTTATAAGCAGCCTGAAGCTTCTTGATAAAAAAATCGCCAAAGACGGCACAAGCAAATTTCTCTTTGAACTTGAAGACGGCGAGACGATCGAGAGTGTGCTCATCCCGAATATTCACGGAGAAGGGAAATATACCATCTGCATATCATCGCAGGCAGGATGCGCCCTGAAGTGCGCGTTCTGCACGACCGGGAAACTCGGCTTCATAAGAAACCTCAGATCACATGAGATCATTGACCAGGTGATAGCGCTTGAAAAATATATTAACGCTGATATTAAAGACAAAAAAGATGAACAGGATATTACCAATATCGTCCTGATGGGGATGGGCGAGCCGCTTAATAATTTCAAAGAGGTGAATGCCGCGCTTTGGAAGCTTACCTCCCTGATGGGGTATTCAAAGAGAAAGATAACACTATCAACAGCCGGCATAGTCCCGAAGATATTTGAGCTTGGTGAAACAGGCCCGGGCGTAAACCTCGCAGTCTCTCTTAACGCGACTACAGACGAGGTCAGGAACAGAATAATGCCGGTGAATAAAACATATCCTATCAAAGATCTGCTCAACGCCTGCCGTGAATTTACATTGGCGCCAAGGAGGAGGATCACCTTTGAATATGTAATGATAGACGGGCTGAACGACTCGGATGAGGATGCGGCAAGGCTTGTGAAACTGCTCAAGGGCATAAGGGCAAAGGTCAACCTTATCCCTTATAACGCGTCAGATGGCAAGGCAATGAATAAGCCGTCGGGAAACAGGATACATCAGTTTCAGGAGATACTTTTAGAAGGCGGCCTTCCGGCTACCATAAGAAAGAGCAAGGGCTCGGAAATATCCGCAGCCTGCGGCCAGCTTAAGGCGGCATATAAAAGCTGA
- a CDS encoding sensor histidine kinase codes for MYLLDLLQEWAKNNLDIIFFIYGLGFLMMGITILVHPKKGSEFRIADSIWLLAAFGLTHGLNEHLDMWALIKGRHVFLDFVRWYILVISYIFLFEFGRNLMLMDSPGTSMWQKRAAKFFGWWNTPLIAAFIVFQGVFSSDFWMIASIWTRYLFGFTGSFMIGFGLFTYYKDNELILGPLHVKKYFFIFSMIFYIYGVLGGLVVPKSDFAPSSWLNTESFFEVVHIPVQFFRAICALTAAWAVGGMLQIFNWEIRTKLKVSRDRLRKMIFKISKLEEDERRRIAEDLHDHIGQNLAISKIRLKTLKAAPASSSETIDDVLALIDESIAYTRSLTFELSPPIIHQLGFVPAVEWLAEQFRKKYGLVTEVVSEGDVHDIGGEKSILLFKTVRELLHNIVKHARAGKVVIRIKKDDKGLCVIIEDDGIGFDAESINDYGKNDSGFGIFNIQERIAFFNGTFNIKSGISKGTKIEIILPLGHN; via the coding sequence ATGTATTTATTGGATCTGCTTCAGGAGTGGGCGAAGAACAATTTAGATATTATCTTCTTTATCTACGGGCTCGGCTTCCTGATGATGGGTATCACCATCCTTGTCCATCCCAAGAAAGGGAGCGAGTTCAGGATCGCTGACTCTATATGGCTTCTGGCAGCCTTTGGTTTGACCCATGGCTTGAACGAGCATCTCGACATGTGGGCATTGATAAAAGGCAGGCACGTTTTTCTTGATTTTGTCCGATGGTACATCCTTGTAATCTCTTATATCTTTTTATTTGAATTTGGAAGGAATCTTATGCTCATGGATTCACCAGGCACTTCCATGTGGCAAAAACGGGCAGCTAAGTTTTTCGGTTGGTGGAACACTCCTCTTATCGCTGCGTTTATAGTGTTTCAAGGCGTATTCTCGTCTGATTTCTGGATGATCGCCAGTATATGGACAAGATATCTCTTCGGTTTTACAGGCAGTTTTATGATCGGTTTCGGTCTTTTTACCTACTACAAGGATAATGAGCTTATCTTAGGGCCGCTTCATGTAAAAAAATACTTCTTTATATTCAGCATGATATTTTACATATATGGTGTTTTGGGCGGACTGGTTGTGCCTAAAAGCGATTTTGCGCCCTCAAGCTGGTTAAATACAGAATCATTTTTTGAGGTTGTCCATATACCGGTTCAGTTTTTCCGTGCCATTTGCGCTCTGACAGCGGCGTGGGCGGTGGGTGGAATGCTTCAGATATTCAACTGGGAGATAAGGACAAAACTTAAGGTATCCCGTGACCGTCTCAGGAAGATGATATTCAAAATATCAAAATTGGAAGAAGACGAGAGAAGGCGGATTGCCGAGGATCTGCATGACCATATAGGCCAGAATTTAGCTATCTCAAAAATAAGGTTAAAAACGCTTAAGGCGGCCCCGGCGTCTTCATCAGAAACGATTGATGATGTCCTGGCATTGATTGATGAATCGATAGCATATACAAGGTCTCTTACGTTTGAACTGAGCCCTCCGATCATTCATCAATTGGGGTTTGTTCCTGCCGTAGAATGGCTCGCTGAGCAATTCAGGAAAAAGTACGGGCTTGTTACAGAGGTCGTGTCAGAAGGAGATGTTCATGATATCGGCGGAGAAAAGAGCATACTCCTTTTTAAAACTGTCAGGGAACTCCTGCACAATATTGTCAAGCACGCGCGTGCCGGAAAGGTGGTGATCAGAATAAAGAAAGATGACAAAGGGCTCTGTGTTATAATTGAAGATGACGGCATAGGATTTGACGCAGAATCTATTAATGATTATGGGAAAAATGACAGCGGGTTCGGGATATTTAATATACAGGAGAGGATAGCTTTTTTTAACGGGACTTTTAATATAAAATCTGGAATATCAAAAGGGACGAAGATTGAAATAATTCTTCCTCTTGGGCATAATTAA
- a CDS encoding response regulator transcription factor gives MTDTNKKILIADDHKIMRDGLRMLLEKQEDFKVIAEAGDGRSAVRMALDLSPDLIVMDASMPDMNGIEATRQILSKDTSIKIIALSMHSERQYIIEMLKAGAQGYVLKDCAYDELINAIRSVLNDVMYLSPKISDAILTEYINNVPFKNITAFSSLTNREREVLQLIAEGNTTKEIAGLLNVSVKTVETHRQQLMNKLKIHSIAGLTKYAVREGLTSL, from the coding sequence ATGACTGATACGAATAAAAAAATACTCATTGCGGATGACCACAAAATAATGCGAGACGGCCTCCGGATGCTTCTTGAGAAGCAGGAGGATTTCAAGGTTATTGCAGAGGCCGGGGACGGCAGATCCGCAGTCAGAATGGCGCTGGATCTTTCTCCGGATCTTATTGTGATGGATGCTTCAATGCCCGATATGAATGGCATTGAAGCGACTCGCCAGATATTGTCGAAAGATACCAGCATAAAGATAATTGCATTATCGATGCACTCTGAGAGGCAGTATATCATTGAGATGCTCAAGGCCGGGGCTCAGGGTTATGTTCTCAAGGATTGTGCATATGATGAATTAATTAATGCCATCAGGTCGGTTCTGAATGATGTGATGTATCTTAGCCCAAAGATTTCAGATGCTATTCTCACTGAATACATCAATAATGTGCCGTTTAAGAATATCACCGCTTTCTCTTCCCTTACAAACAGGGAAAGGGAGGTCTTGCAGCTTATCGCCGAGGGCAATACCACTAAAGAGATAGCCGGTCTCCTGAATGTCAGCGTAAAGACCGTAGAAACACACCGCCAGCAGTTGATGAATAAGCTGAAGATCCACAGTATAGCAGGCCTTACCAAGTACGCGGTTCGTGAGGGCCTGACCTCTTTATAA